Proteins encoded in a region of the Ziziphus jujuba cultivar Dongzao chromosome 3, ASM3175591v1 genome:
- the LOC107422885 gene encoding serine/threonine-protein phosphatase PP1 isozyme 2, whose amino-acid sequence METVVLDGIINRLLEVRGNPGKQVQLSENEIRKLCLVSRDIFLRQPNLLELEAPIKICGDVHGQYTDLLRLFEYGGLPPRSNYLFLGDYVDRGKQSLETICLLLAYKIKYPENFFLLRGNHECASINRIYGFYDECKRRFNVRLWKIFSECFNCLPVAALIDEKILCMHGGLSPELDNLNQIRNIKRPTDVPESGLLCDLLWSDPSKDIRGWGPNDRGVSFTFGPDIVAEAIRKLDLDLICRAHQVVEDGYEFFANRQLVTIFSAPNYCGEFDNAGGMMSVDETLMCSFQILKPADKKPKFGFGLAASAKSAAPARFKSFLGAKG is encoded by the exons ATGGAAACTGTGGTACTTGATGGTATAATTAATAGGCTTCTTGAAGTTAGAGGGAATCCAGGGAAGCAAGTTCAGCTTTCTGAGAATGAAATCAGGAAGCTTTGTCTTGTCTCCAGGGATATTTTCTTGAGGCAGCCCAATCTCTTAGAGCTTGAAGCACCCATCAAGATTTGCG GTGATGTCCATGGTCAATATACTGATCTCCTTAGACTTTTTGAGTATGGTGGATTACCTCCTCGTTCCAACTACTTATTTTTGGGCGATTATGTAGACCGTGGAAAGCAAAGCTTGGAAACAATATGTCTTCTCCTcgcatataaaataaaatatcctgAAAACTTCTTCCTTCTGAGAGGAAACCATGAATGTGCTTCTATAAACCGCATATATGGGTTTTATGATGAATGCAAAAGAAGGTTTAATGTCAGACTCTGGAAGATATTTTCAGAGTGTTTCAACTGCCTTCCTGTGGCAGCTCTAATTGATGAAAAGATACTCTGCATGCATGGCGGGCTTTCTCCTGAGTTGGACAATTTGAATCAGATAAGGAACATAAAACGACCTACTGATGTTCCAGAAAGTGGTTTGCTGTGTGATCTCCTCTGGTCCGATCCAAGTAAAGACATCCGAGGCTGGGGACCAAATGATAGGGGAGTTTCCTTTACATTTGGCCCTGACATAGTGGCAGAGGCCATCCGGAAGCTGGATCTTGACTTAATTTGTCGAGCTCACCAG GTTGTGGAAGATGGATATGAATTCTTCGCTAATAGACAACTTGTAACCATATTTTCAGCGCCTAATTATTGCGGTGAGTTTGATAATGCGGGTGGCATGATGAGTGTGGATGAGACTTTAATGTGCTCCTTCCAAATATTAAAGCCAGCTGATAAGAAGCCAAAATTTGGCTTTGGACTTGCAGCTTCAGCCAAGTCAGCTGCTCCAGCGAGATTCAAG TCATTTCTCGGTGCAAAGGGCTAA
- the LOC107422850 gene encoding early nodulin-75: MSPKHLLVLFLGVVVVLTAITSTFADTNPQPDQKPSKKPPIYKKPPALEEESEVQPLDGKPPKAKPKPPPKHKPPSPFVHVEDQFSEEQRPFGKPPKGKGGKPPHVAEEADEDGHKPPHKPPYKPPHKPPSTD, translated from the coding sequence ATGTCTCCAAAGCATTTGCTAGTGTTATTTCTTGGAGTAGTGGTGGTTCTCACTGCTATTACTTCCACTTTTGCTGATACTAATCCTCAACCAGATCAAAAGCCTTCCAAAAAGCCACCAATTTACAAAAAACCTCCTGCTTTGGAGGAAGAGTCAGAGGTACAACCATTGGATGGAAAACCACCAAAGGCAAAGCCAAAGCCACCTCCAAAACACAAACCACCAAGTCCATTTGTTCATGTGGAGGACCAATTCTCAGAAGAACAAAGACCCTTTGGCAAACCACCAAAGGGAAAAGGAGGGAAACCTCCACATGTAGCTGAGGAGGCTGATGAAGATGGTCACAAACCACCTCACAAGCCACCATACAAGCCACCCCACAAACCCCCATCTACCGACTAA
- the LOC107422851 gene encoding early nodulin-75 has product MSTLNYLVLSFLGVVVLLATSSLADESLTAGKPPRRKPPPLPLPPFAQPKPNHHHHPHPPSGSPIIQPQTAQDLDHHHKPPYWAHLPHHGAHPPQHKPHPPHRAPIAY; this is encoded by the coding sequence ATGTCTACTTTGAACTACTTGGTGTTATCGTTCTTGGGAGTGGTGGTTCTTCTTGCCACTTCATCTCTAGCCGACGAGAGCCTTACAGCAGGCAAGCCACCTCGTCGTAAGCCACCTCCACTTCCACTGCCACCCTTTGCACAGCCCAAACCtaatcatcatcaccatccCCATCCACCTTCCGGATCCCCAATCATACAACCCCAAACAGCCCAAGATCTTGACCACCACCACAAGCCACCTTACTGGGCCCATCTACCCCACCATGGGGCCCATCCACCACAGCACAAGCCTCATCCGCCCCATAGGGCTCCGATAGCCTATTga